TGCTCGAACGCGAGCTGCGCCACGCGGCCACGGGCCATGAGGCCTTCGCCGTGCTCAAGTGCGCCGCCGTTGTACCGTCGCCTGAGCCGATTGTGGTCGAGATCAGCCTTCTCGCCCTCGGCTCCGGCCATGCCAGCGCGCGGCGGCTGGCTATCGACAACCTGTGCCGGTTGCGCAGCCATCCCGCCGCCCCCCGCGATCTCGGAACGCGCCTGCTTGCCCTGCTCGACGATAGCGACGCACAGATCCGCCTTCGCATCGCGGCGCGGTTCGCCAGGGAGGGGGCGCCGCGCACCTATCGGGTGCTGCTTGCCGCCGTCAACTCGGCCGACCGCGGCACTGCCATCAAGGCTGCCATCCTGACCTCCGAAGTTCGCGGCGAAGGCGCGTTCCCGAGTGCACTCGCGCCCGCACACGAGGTCGACAAAGCCATCGACGAGCAGCGCAAATGGCTCGAGAAGCAGGTCCGCTGACACTGCCGGCCTCATGCCTTCGCGAACTGGATGAGGGACGGGGGCGGCTTCGGTATTGGTGCCGTTGTCGTGGCGGGCTTGGTCGCGGGGTACATCGCGAGGCGCATCCGGTAGCGGCAGCGCGATCCCACTGTGAGCGCGCCGCCATCGAAGAAGACAGGCGTCGCTAGGCCAGTTCGCGCTGCTTGATGGTCTGGATGATCTCGTCGGACGACTTGGCGTTGACCAACGCGGCGCGCATGGCGGGATCGCTCAGCAACCGGGCCAGTTGCGCGAGTGCGCGCACGTGCGGTCCCGGGTTGTTCTGCTCGGCGACCAGCAGAAAGACGATACGCGTCAGCTTGCCGTCGGCGGAGTCAAAGTCGAGCCCGGCACGCTTGATGCCAAGGGCGGCGGTCAGTGTCGAGACGGCGGCGCTCTTGGCATGCGGCACGGCGAGCCCCTCCTCGAGGCCCGTG
Above is a genomic segment from Verrucomicrobiota bacterium containing:
- a CDS encoding PTS sugar transporter subunit IIA, whose protein sequence is MALYELLDVKSIITELQSDTKEGVIEELVDALDRAGRISDRNGVLDAVMERESQMSTGLEEGLAVPHAKSAAVSTLTAALGIKRAGLDFDSADGKLTRIVFLLVAEQNNPGPHVRALAQLARLLSDPAMRAALVNAKSSDEIIQTIKQRELA